The following proteins are co-located in the Clostridiales bacterium genome:
- a CDS encoding epoxyqueuosine reductase, translated as MLNELSLELKSRGANVVIGVDISTLQAKENRGYYAAILIGIALKPSYIYRLSKENNLDCFEFLQKEAAADKLAEWAADFIRLKGYKAYAQSESNLINGFYDAVTKATPLPHKKIAVLAGLGWIGKSNLLVTQEYGSALCMCSVLTNAPLPIQYRPIMRPFCGKCNVCKDICPAKVIHGMNWEEGTPRDLIVDVYHCETCLKCLVHCVWTQKYVKTHGL; from the coding sequence ATGTTAAATGAGTTGAGCTTGGAATTGAAAAGCCGTGGCGCCAATGTTGTTATCGGTGTTGATATATCTACGCTGCAGGCAAAGGAAAATCGAGGCTATTATGCGGCGATTTTAATCGGAATCGCGTTAAAACCCAGCTATATTTATCGGCTGTCAAAAGAAAACAATTTAGACTGTTTTGAGTTTTTACAAAAGGAGGCTGCAGCAGATAAACTTGCAGAATGGGCGGCTGATTTTATCCGGTTGAAAGGATACAAAGCATATGCTCAGTCAGAAAGCAATCTCATCAATGGATTCTATGATGCAGTGACGAAAGCTACGCCATTGCCGCATAAAAAAATTGCAGTGTTGGCTGGATTAGGATGGATCGGAAAAAGTAATCTTCTGGTTACACAAGAGTATGGAAGTGCATTGTGTATGTGCAGTGTACTGACAAATGCACCATTGCCGATACAGTATCGGCCCATCATGCGGCCGTTCTGTGGCAAATGTAATGTTTGCAAGGATATTTGTCCAGCAAAGGTGATCCATGGTATGAACTGGGAAGAAGGTACTCCCAGGGATCTGATTGTTGATGTATATCATTGTGAGACCTGCCTGAAATGCCTAGTTCATTGTGTCTGGACACAGAAGTATGTGAAAACACATGGTTTGTAA
- a CDS encoding alpha/beta hydrolase: protein MSVMYPADKESKIEMIGPFPLDVSINAQPTEGSFPLALISHGSGGGNLLYRTLAHYLACNGFIVGMPEHPFNNFSNNTLEGTVENLENRPRHINIAIDWFFESENFSRVIKSDAISIIGHSTGGCTALSMAGGIPTSLPNESLDGKPKEIIVACKRKISTLVLLAPGMVWFQAEKALSGVDIPILMIMAEKDQFIQSSQAQTLLDGVADRRKVTYKIVENAGHFSFLSPFPEFMITPDFFPAQDPPGFDRQKYHDELNFEVLKFLLAENSTLAL from the coding sequence ATGTCAGTGATGTATCCTGCAGATAAGGAAAGCAAAATTGAAATGATTGGGCCGTTTCCATTAGACGTATCAATCAATGCACAACCTACGGAGGGTAGCTTTCCGTTGGCACTGATATCTCATGGAAGTGGGGGAGGAAACTTACTCTACAGAACGCTTGCCCACTATCTGGCATGCAATGGTTTTATCGTTGGAATGCCAGAGCATCCTTTCAATAATTTCAGCAATAATACGTTGGAGGGCACCGTAGAAAATTTAGAAAACAGGCCAAGACACATTAACATTGCTATCGACTGGTTCTTTGAAAGCGAGAACTTCTCGAGGGTTATAAAATCAGATGCTATCTCTATCATCGGTCATTCTACCGGTGGGTGTACTGCATTATCAATGGCGGGAGGTATACCGACTTCATTGCCAAATGAATCTTTGGACGGCAAACCGAAAGAGATAATCGTAGCCTGTAAGAGAAAAATCAGTACGCTTGTTCTGCTAGCGCCAGGAATGGTTTGGTTTCAGGCAGAAAAAGCTCTAAGCGGAGTAGATATTCCAATACTAATGATTATGGCCGAAAAAGATCAATTCATCCAGTCTTCCCAGGCGCAAACTCTCTTGGATGGGGTTGCAGATCGCAGAAAGGTAACGTATAAAATTGTTGAGAACGCCGGTCATTTCTCATTCTTGAGTCCATTTCCGGAATTCATGATTACACCAGATTTTTTCCCGGCACAGGATCCGCCTGGTTTTGACAGGCAGAAGTATCATGATGAACTTAATTTTGAGGTATTAAAATTTTTACTGGCAGAAAACAGCACACTGGCGCTTTAA